The window gccacctagctgcccccccccactgtaccatctaattGAGTCTAAGCAGGAGGAGACTGCAAAGAAGTTCGGATTTGAAGATtcaatgtgaatggtatgaaaaCTCCTCCCTGAGAAAACTCCATCTCCCTACATCCTTTTACACATAATGTACTCCCCTGGTGGGAAGTTCTGTCTTATTGACTTTGTGGTGGGTTTCCCCTTCCTATAGTTTAACCTATACCCCTAATTCCTAGATAGGGGAGCTTCCAAACGACTTCCTGCAATTCTTGCAACTGGTTAAGAGAGTGACTTTTGCAGATAACATCCATGTGGGGTCCTTGCTGATATCTGATGTCTAATTTGCTTCCTGTGGTTACTTGCTTGTTAGACTAATATGAGATTATTCCTTTAAAGTCCTGTTTTCATGATTCATCATCAAATAGTCCATCAAGAAACACTTACAAACTGtctactctgtaccaggcaccatgctagattATGGACATAGAGAGACAAAAAAATGagtccctgctttcagggagTTTGCATTCTCTCAGGAGAaaccacacgcacacacacatgcatgcacacacaactacaaaataaaagccaagtaaatacaaagcaatcTGAGAGGGGGTGGAAGCGCCTGCAAGATGGGTTGAACCATAACAGACAAACCTCCGCTAGGAGATGATGTTTGAGGGGAGCTTTGAAGCAtctaagggggagggggaggagcaagTGCATGCCAGGCTGGCGGGCTGtttgctttcattcttttttttttttttttttttttttttagtgaggcaattgggattaagtgacttgcccagggtcacacagctagtaagtgttatgtgtctgaggccagatttgaactcagatactcctgacttcagggccggtgctctatccactgcgccacctagctgccccgccttcattcttgaagaggtccAATCCTTCAGGTGGCTGCTTGGAGAATCAGAAAAATTCAACTTCTGTGTCCGAATATGCTATCACAGAGCTCAGATGACTCACAGTTCCACTTACAGATGAACTTTAAGGTAGAATTACAATTTAAATCATTCCATGATTTGCGATCTTTCTTTGAGAAATGGACACAATCTTCATTGTCATTGCGGTTGTTTGGCTCCCCTGGTATCCAAAACCTataaggggaggaagggaaaggggagaaaaatacagagagacagagagacagagcgaTATAGACAGAAGGACAGGGAGacggggagacagagagagagagagagagagagagagagagagagagagagagagagagagagagagagagagagagagattgagatttctTGCTGTATACCAAGACTTAATAGAAAAGTTCTTCCTCTGTGTCTGGGTTTAGCAGCCTCATGGCCTGGCCTCAGATGTAACCCCAGTATGGCTTCTCCAAAGGGCTCTGAATGCCTAACCCACAGCCAAGGCCTGGGAAGTCAGGCAGCACAGGAGACCTCCAGGGACATTCTACCTCCAGTTCTCTAAATTCTTCCTGAGGAACCCTAAGTGGCCCGATGTTCCCCACCTTCCCCTGTCCCTTTCCAGGACCCTTAAAAGCACTTGAAGAATCCCATCTATTATTTTCGCCTCATGGTTCCTCAAAGCCACACACCAAGAGAGGTTCCCACATGTGTGCATGTAGACAGAACCCACATGTCCACAGAGCGCACACATACACAGTAGCAGGGGATAGATAGAATTCCCTTCCCTGGAGAAAGCTCCCAGAGTTTCCCAAGGGCTATTGGCAGATGGAAAGCCCAGGGAGACAGGGTAGGCTGGACTTACTCTTTAGTCTTGGCATCATCAAACAAGGTCCCATCTGTCCAGTGAAATGTCATGTGATCTTTTCTTCTGCTGAGGCCATTCCAGAACCTGATACCATTAGcttttttataaagaaattcCTAGAGATTGAGAAGAGAGTGCTTTTAAGGGGGTCATACATGGATATTTGGGGATGTGTGTGCACCCAGCTGTTGATCGTGTACGTATATAAGtagtctatgtgtgtgtgtataattttcaAACCCATGTCTGACCAAACCATTTCCTTGATCAATAAACTTCAATAGTTCTCTCATACCTCTAGCATCGAACATAAACTCTGAAGATTCTAGGTGAATTCTATGAAATCTCCTCCCTAAGGAAACTCACTTGacttccctgggactcagtttccttatctgtaaaatggggggggggttagtcTAGATGGCCTCCGAGGTGCCTTCCAGCCCTAACTCCATGATCCTCTCTTGGGTATTTGAGCCCTTTAccacctgactccaggctacTTTGTCTCAGTCTTATTACATCCTTCATGCATTTTTGGTCCAACTGTTTGGTCTACTGTTCTTCACATATTACACTACAGTTCTTCTCTCTGAACCTTTGCATTGGTTGTCCCCTGCCTGAAAAACCCTTCCTCTTCACTCCTACCCATAGAATCCCTAGTCTCCgtgtgtacaaaatatatttaacacATCTTCCTCTAGCGGCTCCAAACTAAAACCAAGGGGGCGCCTAcctcttggggaatggctaaacaaatggttGTATGTGGGTGTAATATGATATTAATGTGTCATAAGAAATTTCACAAcggacagtttcagaggaaacagCATTGACTTCTATGATTTGATGCAATGACAAGACCAttagagagaaaaagaactttgaaaacttGAGCTCTATGATTGGCATGGCAATAAGCCATGATGCTCACAGGTGTAAAGGGTAATCAATCATGTCATCCACCTCCTGCCAGAGAcattatagacttttttttttttggtgaggcaattggggttaagtgacttgcccagggtcacacagctagcaagtgttaagtgtctgaggctggatttgaactcaggtcctcctgactccagggccggtgctctatccactgcaccacctagctgccccgacattatagacttaaaatgcagaatgagctCTCTGAAAGCAGGACTATCTTGCTTTTCCGTTTGCTTTGAACATAGCACCTAGTAAGtgcttttttccattcattcaatatGGTGCCTCCGAGTTTACAGATTGCTTTTTCCACAACAATCTTGGCAGATAAGTAATGCCCACAGGTACAattacccccattttccagacaaagaaatggaggctcagagaggttgataCAGCTTAGTTAGAGGGGGCCCCTTTCcttggaaggaagggggaggagacaTCTAGATGAGTCCAAAAGAAGAGCCTCTGACACCAAAGAGATTCTACCATCCTCTGTGTTTATTCTTATCTGTCCTAGGGGTGGGTTCTGGGTTCAAGCATCTTCCATGTCCTTTGCCCAGTGAATCACAAAATCAGTGTCAGGGAGTGAAGGGACCTGAAGAACCATGTAGGCCAACCCATACCTGGAAGTATATATCCCCTCTACAGGACCCCTGACAGACAAGTGGTCCGCCcgcctcttctcctctctcctaggGCAGCTCATCCCAGTGTGGGGAGGCTCTCATCATCAGGAAGTTTCTACCTTAAGCCTACATCAGTCTCTTTGAAACTTCTCTACAAggatctcttctccctctcaaaTGCTTGTAGAAAGCCTTGATGTTACCTCGAGTCTCCTCCAGGTtaactattccttcttccttcagcACATCCTCGTGTGGCATGCACTCTAGGTCCCTCACCTTCCCAACCATGCTCTAGGTTATTACCTTCTTAAATGGAGGTACCCAGAATGGAATCCACATGTGGTCTAAGCAGGACAAGGATAGTGTGGGACGGTATCACCTCCCCAGTACTGGACACTTTGCTTCTATGTGTGCTATCAATAAATCCCATATTTTGATCAATTATGGGTGAAACTATCTCcaacctggagttgggaagatgaattcaaatcctccctatTTAGTTGTACTGTTTAGCTGTACTATTTAGCTGACACTATttagctgcataaccctgggcaagtcctttaacctctgtctgcttcagttccctcatctgtaaggggagaataacaacacctacttcccagggttgatgtgaggataaaatgagattgtaTATGATTGCTTTCTAAACCTTACAAATCATAATTGCTATTAATACTAATAAATCGAATGCTTGGTTGGTAGAAAAATGAAGTGCTTTGCTCATGGACACAACTGGCTGAGATCTCTGCCTCCCACTCTTAGGACCCCTCAAAGTGGCACTGACCTGCTCATCCACAGAGGTCACTGAAGTGAGGTGGGAGCCTTTTGATACACAGATCTCCTCAGCCACAGCCCATGGCTTTTCAGTACAGGAAAAGTAATAGAGATTTCCCTTGTAGATGGTGTAAATCTCTGATAGTTGTTGCTTCAGGATTtcttgggaagaaaggaggagtgaGAATGTGGCAGGAACCAAGCACATTTTGGCCCCAACT is drawn from Dromiciops gliroides isolate mDroGli1 chromosome 2, mDroGli1.pri, whole genome shotgun sequence and contains these coding sequences:
- the LOC122740359 gene encoding C-type lectin domain family 4 member K-like isoform X2; protein product: MDLDGIYENVTQRNELPQAGKGLSHHSYNLGQTSNVGGLQVKNAAMTSEAHMWKAHFERANVSVAALSSQNEILKQQLSEIYTIYKGNLYYFSCTEKPWAVAEEICVSKGSHLTSVTSVDEQEFLYKKANGIRFWNGLSRRKDHMTFHWTDGTLFDDAKTKEFWIPGEPNNRNDNEDCVHFSKKDRKSWNDLNCNSTLKFICKWNCESSELCDSIFGHRS
- the LOC122740359 gene encoding C-type lectin domain family 4 member K-like isoform X1; the protein is MDLDGIYENVTQRNELPQAGKGLSHHSYNLGQTSNVGANRRPRIIHAILALLLLALVASLIAVVYLCLQVKNAAMTSEAHMWKAHFERANVSVAALSSQNEILKQQLSEIYTIYKGNLYYFSCTEKPWAVAEEICVSKGSHLTSVTSVDEQEFLYKKANGIRFWNGLSRRKDHMTFHWTDGTLFDDAKTKEFWIPGEPNNRNDNEDCVHFSKKDRKSWNDLNCNSTLKFICKWNCESSELCDSIFGHRS